Part of the Virgibacillus natechei genome is shown below.
CTGGCTAATCCATAAAGGGTCATCTTCTTCGATCATTTTCGGAAAATTTGCATCTTCATCAAATGCTGACTCCATCCCAAGTTTCTCTAACGTTTCATTCAATATGGTCTCGTATTCTAGTTGGAATTTAGGTAGCATAATGGTGCCTTCTTTTGTATCGAACTGGGAGCTCCATGCCGTCCAGTTTTCCTCCGTGAGCATTGCCTTGAATTCATCTACACTGGAATTCTCCCTTGGAAGGAACACGTTCATACTCATCTCTTCATCACCATAAGGAAGAGTCACTGCTTGAAAGCTTTCATTTTCCATATAAGCTAAATCTTCGCTTTGTGTCATGAGCGGGACATCTTTTGTTGTGCCGTCGTCCAAATGAAAAGTTCGTTCCTCAGTCTTATTCTCATCAAATGCATACGTCCAGTCGCCCTTAAAGTAAATAGCGTTGATGAGTATGGCTACTAAGTCAGGATTTAGAGGAGAATCTACAATGTTGTCAATTTTATCGTTTGTCATATCTGTAACCCAATCATTTATTCTCTCAGCAGACTCATTATCGGTTATATCAATTTCATGAATTTCTGCATTAAAATAGTCTTTATTATTTTGAGCGAATTCGTCTTGAAAATGAAAAAAATCGTTTAGCCAAATCGAGTTGGCAACATGCAGTTGAAAGTGGTCAGAATCTCTATGAAGCATGGACATTAAAGAAGCATTCGCTTTATTCCATTCGTCTATATCCATTCCTTCATTCTGCAAAACGTTCGCCATTTCTTCTTTCGTCACACCATCTGCGCCGTTGTATACCATGGATAATGCCATCAATAAACTAGTAGGAGAAACAAATGAATTACCATTTTCATTCGCTTCAACTTCTGTTATTAATGAAAATCCTAATGCATTATTGGAGGGGATGATGGACTTATAATCATCTTCGTTAAAATCAGCATCGGTCGACAAACCGAAATCATCTGTATGTTCTTCGTTTGCACAGGAAACAGCGATTAAGCAAATGCTTACTAAAAGTGAGAGTAGTATTATGTTCTTCAATGCATAACCAGCTCATTTCTTTGTTTAATTAACTGAATATTTAATCAAAATATCATATGTAACCATTTGTGTCAAGGACGCATAATCTCCTTATTTTCATCAAACAATTAAAACAAGGAAAACAGAGTTGTTTTAATCGAAATGACTGTGGTAGCAAGTATGTATAAAGCTAGAATCACTATTCATTCATCTTAACACAAAAAATTCACACAAAACATTATAGACTTGAAACTTTACCGTCTGGTTAGTATAGTTAATATATAAAATTGTTTAAGAGGAGCTTATAAATGGGCCGAAATTCTAGGAAAATAGAAATACTGACTGCTGCATCTAAGGTTGTAAGTGAAAAGGGTATTTTCAACTTGACATTAGAAGCTGCTGCTGTAGAAGCAGGTATTAGCAAAGGAGGACTACTCTATCATTTCCCCTCTAAAGAAGCTCTAGTTGAGGGAATGGTTGAGCATTTAACGAATAATTACAGAGAAAAAATTGAATATAATGCAGACATAGACCCAGAGGAAAGAGGGCAATGGCTCCGCGCTTATATCAATGTTACGTTCAATCAAACGTACCAAAACAAGGATATGAATGCTGGATTATTGGCAGCAAAAGCAGTAAATTCTAATCTGCTGGACCCAATGCGAGAATTATATACAGATTGGCAAAGCGAAATTGAAAATGATGGACTAGACCCTGTTAAAGCGACAATTATACGCTTAGCTGTAGACGGGATTTGGTTATCGGAACTATTTGATATTCATCATATTGAAGAAAGTAAAAAGGAAAACATTTATAAAGCACTAATAGATTGGGCCAATGAATAACCCCTAATATGAAATGAAAAACACCATCAATGAGATGGTGTTTTTTTCGTGACAGGCAGTCGGACTGTTCCCCACCCGCGGCCATTCGTTCCGCACCCAATCGTGTTCATCCCGCGCTGGCGGCCATTCGTTCCGCGCTCCCTCCATTTCATCCCGCGCTCGCAGTCATTTGTTCCGCGCTCCCTCCCGTTCATCCCGCGCCCGCAGCGATTTGTTCCACGCTCTCCTCCCGTTCATCCCGGACACCCAGTATATAATATTTTTTAGCGTTTTTTTGTAAATCTTTTTAAGCTTGTCCTGTCAGTAAATAGAGGGGGTTTGAAAATTAATTGAAAACCTTTTCCATTAGAAAACAAGGTTGCAATATAAACCGTCTGGATGGTATAGTTTTATTTGTGTTAATGAACCGTCCAGACAGTACAGTAAATATGTAATAATAAAATAATCTTTGTGAGGGACAATACAGTTAAATGTATAGTAATAAATTAATCTATCGAGGAGGATTTAGAAAATGAATAATAAAGTTTTATTAACAGCCGCAGTAACTGGAGCAGGAGAGACAACGAAGAAGAATACGCATGTGCCGGTGACTCCAAAAGAAATTGCAGAATCAGCGATTGAATCAGCGAAGGCAGGTGCAACGGTTGCTCATGTCCATGCACGTGATCCAAAGACAGGAGGAGTTAGTCATGATACGGAGCACTACCGAGAAATTGTAGATCGAATTCGTGATTCAGAAACAGACGTCATTATAAACATTACCGCTGGTGGTGGTGGTGATTTTATACCAAGTCTAAACACACCGGCTGCTGGTGGCGATGGAACAGACATACAAACACCAGAACAAAGACACGAACCTGTGGGGGAATTACTCCCAGAAATGTGTACGCTGGATTGCGGGAGCGTTAACTTCGGTAACATGATCTATTTAAGCCCTACGGATTGGTTGAGAGATCAGGCAACATTGATTAAAGAGAGCGGCGTAAAACCAGAGCTCGAATGCTTTGACACGGGGCATATCCGTTTTGCTAAACAGCTAATTGATGAAGGGCTTATTGAAGGAGATCCAATGGTACAGTTCTGTTTAGGTATTCCATGGGGAGCAGAAGCAGATGCTGAAACAATCATGTATATGAAAAATCGTCTGCCGGATAATGCGCATTGGTCAGCATTTGGAATTGGCCGCATGCAGATGCCTGTTCTGGCACAAACAGCTATGTTAGGTGGAAATGTACGTGTGGGGTTAGAAGATAATTTATATCTTAGTAAGGGTGTGTTTGCTCGTAATGATCAACTAGTTGATAAAGCAATTCATACGCTAGACGGTAACGGATTTGAAGTGATGACACCTCAAGAAGCACGTGAACAATATGGACTTAGAAACCTCAATGGGGGGAAATAAAAAATGAATCAACTAAAGGAAGAAATTAAAACGGTAGCCGTGATTGGTACAGGAGTTATTGGGAATGGCTGGATTGCTAGGTTTCTAGCAAATGGTCATGACGTGATTGCTTATGATCCTGCTCCAGGTGCAGAAGAAAAGACGCGTCAAGCAGTGGAACTTGCTTGGACATCTTTACTAAAAATTGGACTTGCTCCAGGTGCTTCAGTTGATCGCCTGCAATTCGTTTCAACTATTGAAGAAGCAGTTAAGGAAGCTGATTTAATTCAAGAGAATGTGCCTGAACGCGAAGAATTAAAGAAAAATGTACTAGCAAGTATCGACTATTATGCTAATCCTGAGGCAATTATTGGTTCAAGTACTTCTGGCATTATGCCTAGTAGATTGCAAAAGGACTTAAAACATCCAGAGCGATTGATTGTGGCACATCCTTTTAATCCAGTCTACATTTTACCACTTGTGGAGCTAGTTGGTGGTCAATTAACCGAATCCTCTGTTATAGAGCGTGCAAGCCGTTTTTATCAATCGGTACAAATGAAGCCATTAGTGGTGCGCAAGGAAATTGAAGGGCATTTAGCAGATCGTTTGATGGAGGCATTATGGAGAGAAGCTTTGCATCTCGTTAATGATGGAATTGCCACTACGGAAGAAGTAGATGCAGCAATTGTCTACGGTGCTGGGTTACGTTGGGCGCAAATGGGTCCATTCCTTACCTTCCATTTAGCAGGTGGAAATGCTGGTATGCGTCATATGCTGGAACAGTTCGGGCCTGCGTTGAAGCAACCATGGACAAAATTAGAGGCACCTGAATTAACCGACGAGTTGAAAGAGAAAGTTATTGAAGGCTGTGAAACGCACGCAGGTGATTCTTCAGTCGCCGATTTGGAAAATAAACGTAATGAATTTCTCGTCAAAGTTCTCGAGTTAGCAGAGGAGTACTGGCCAGCAACGAACAGTGTATCAAAAATATAGGGGATTAAGAAGGAGGATCATTATGGTGAACCAGCCATTTATTTATCAAGCTCATGTGCACAGCGAATGGGTCGACTATAACGGCCATATGAATGATGCAGCATATGCAAAAGTTTTTAGTTTAGCTGTGGATGAATTTATAGATTATATTGGATTAGATGCACAAGCTCGTACGGAACATGCTTATACCATTTTTACACTAGAAACACATTTATGCTATTTACAGGAAGCGAATGAAGGGGAGCAGCTTCATGTAGAGGTGCAATTAATGGATGATGATGCGAAACGTCTACATGTTTTCTTTACGATGAAAAATGCTTCTGGGGATTTAGTAGCGACCAGTGAACAAATGTTAATGGGGATGGATACAGATGAAGGCAGACCTGCTCCTTTTCCTGAACCGGTAGCTGTCGCCATTAAAGCATTACGAGAAAAGCAAGCGAATCTAGAAGTCCCTAAACAAGTAGGAAGACGTATTGGGATAAAGCGAAAATGATTTCGATTCGGATCAAGAAGAGAGATGGTTTATGAATAAGATTGAAATAAATAATCTGACGAAGATCTTTGAATCTAGGTTTAGGTGTGAAAAGGAAACACAGAACTGATAGACAAAGGGTGACCAAATAAAAACAGGAATACCATCATGGTGGTATTCCTCAGCTTTAACTGGTAAAGCTGTCAATCAAGAAAATACAACATGGAGGTGTTTTTACCTTGTTAGAGTTTAAGCATGTGACAAAGAACTATAAAGACGGTCAACCGGCTGTTAATGATTTAAACCTTAAGATAGGTAAAGGAGAGTTTGTTTGTTTTATCGGACCAAGTGGTTGTGGAAAAACAACTACGATGAAAATGGTAAACTTATTAATTGATATAACAGAAGGTTCCATTTTGATAGATGATAGAGATATAACGGATCAAGACCCTGTGGAATTGCGTCGCTCCATTGGCTACGTTATTCAGCAAATTGGCCTTATGCCACACATGACGATTAAAGAGAACATCGTGCTTGTCGGAACACTCTTAAAGTGGACTGAAGAGTGGAAAGACAGACGTGCCAAAGAATTGCTTCAATTAGTGAATATGCCGGAAACGTATTTAGATAAGTATCCACACGAGTTAAGCGGGGGGCAGCAACAAAGAATTGGTGTACTACGTGCGCTCGCAGCTAATCCACCACTCATCTTAATGGACGAACCATTCGGAGCACTTGATCCGATTACCAGAGATTCCTTGCAGGAAGAATTTAAAAAACTACAAAAAGATTTAAATAAGACCATTGTTTTTGTTACCCACGATATGGATGAAGCACTGAAGTTAGCAGATAAAGTTGTTATTATGCGTGAGGGTGAAGTAGTTCAAGCTGACAGTCCTGACGAGATTTTACGGAATCCTGCTGATGATTTCGTTGAAGAATTTATTGGGAAAGATCGTTTGATCCAAGGTCGTCCTGACGTAACAACGGTTGAACAGATTATGGGTGGTTCCCCAGTTACGATAGAAACCTCGGAAACATTGAAAGCAGCTATTTCAAAAATGCGCGAAAAGCGTGTTGACTCCCTTCTTACTGTGGATTCAAATAATGTATTAAAAGGCTATATTGATGTTGAAATGATTAATTTAAGTTATAAGAAGGCGTCCTACGTTCATGAGGTTATGGATAGTGAGGTATTCTCTGTATTAAAAGATAGCAAGCTTCGAGATACGATGCATAAGATGCTGCGCCGTGGAGCCAAATATGTGCCAGTCGTAGATAATTCTGCTCGCATTGTCGGTATAGTTACCAGAGCAACCCTGGCAGATATGGTCTATGACACAATCTGGGGCGAGGGCTTAGAAATTGATGACCCCGTTGCTACCAAAGAATAGGAGGGTTATAAATGAATGAGTTTTTTTCAACACATGGAATGGATCTATTAATTAAAACAGGAGAACATTTATATATTTCTGCAGCAGCTATTATTCTCGGCATCCTTGTGGCTATTCCGCTTGGGATTATATTAACACGAATTCCAACATATGCAGACAGGCTCATTTCTTTTATTGGGATTTTACAGACTATACCAAGTCTTGCTATTCTTGCGTTTTTCATTCCGCTACTAGGTGTAGGTAAATTTCCAGCAATTATAGCATTGTTCTTTTACTCTGTTTTGCCGATTTTACGGAATACGTATACAGGGGTTCAAGGTGTTAATAAGAATGTGCTTGAAGCTGGAAAAGGCATGGGCATGAACACCCGGGAATCCATTTTCAAAATCGAATTGCCGCTGGCGCTTCCGGTTATTATGGCTGGAATACGTTTGGCTACTGTTTATTTAATTGGCTGGGCAACGCTTGCTGCATTTATTGGCGGTGGTGGTCTAGGTGACTTTATTTTTGATGGTATGAACTTGTATCAGCCATCCCTAATTATTGCTGGGACAGTTCCTGCTACAATTCTTGCATTGCTTGCAGATCGAATGATTTCATCCATTGAAAGAAAACTGACACCTGAAGGATTGAAAGATACGTATCAAACAACATGAACATGGAGGTGACTACCGATGAGAAAAAAGATGAGGCTTATTTTAACAACGATGATGACCGTTCTTATCATTTCGGGCTGTTCCCTGCCAGGCTTAAGCGGACCTTCAGAAAACACCATACAAATTGGGGCACTCGGAACATCCGAATCGGAAATCATGGCAGAAATGCTATCACTTATGATTGAGAGAGAAACGGATTTAAATACAGAGCTTGTAACACACTTAGGATCTTCTATTGTACAGCATCAGGGCATGGCTACAGACGATCTTGATCTTACATCCACTAGATACACGGGAACAGATCTAGCGGGGGTGCTTGGACTGGACCCTGTAAAAGACCCAGATAAAGCGATGGACATTGTTCAGACTGAATTTGATGATCAATTTAACCAAACATGGGCACAGTCTTACGGATTCGAGAACAGCTATACGCTTGCAGTGACTCAAGACTTTGCGGAGGCAAACGATCTGGAGGCGATTTCTGACTTAGAGCCTTACGCTGATGACTTACGATTTGGTGTGGATAACGCTTGGATTAACCGCGAAGGTGATGGGTATAACGGATTCATAGAAACTTATTATGAATTTGGTGATGTGTTTCCGATGAATATTGGTCTTGTATATCAAGCTGCTGCAAGTGGGCATATGGATGCGGTACTTGCCTATTCATCAGATGGCCGGATTCAAGAGTTTGATTTAAAAGTTCTTGAGGATGATTTACAATTTTTCCCTCCTTACGATACGTCACCGGTCATCCAGAATAAAGTACTTGAGGAGCATCCTGAAATCGGGTCTATTCTCGATAGACTCTCTGGAACAATTTCAACGGAAAAGATGCAGGAATTGAATAATAAAGCCGATGCGAGGCTTGAAAATCCCGGGAAAATAGCTGAAGAATTTCTTGAGGAAAATAACTATTTTGAAACAAGTGAGGGGGCAGTTGAATAATGGAAACTTTAGAACAGTTGATGACGTATGTTTCCCAAAATAGCGGTTATATATGGACCCAGTTTTATCGACATTTTCTTATGGCTGCCTATGGCGTTTTATTTGCAGCACTTATCTCTATTCCATTAGGTATTCTCATTGCCAAATATACGAAGTTAAGTAGCTGGGTTCTAGCATTCGGCAGTATTATTCAGACGATACCAGCGCTTGGTGCAATGGCTGTATTAATGGTTGTCATGGGACTAGGAACAACTACGGTCGTAACAACATTATTTCTTTATTCCATTCTCCCGATTACACAAAACACATATGTAGGGATGAAAGAAGTGGATAGATCGATTATTGAAACAGGGCGCGCTTCCGGAATGACTCCTTTCCAGCTTTTACGTATGGTTGAATTACCTTTAGCTATCAGTGTTATTATGGCAGGTCTTCGAACAGCGCTTGTTGTCGGAATTGGGATAGCAGCTATAGGGGCTTTTGTTGGTGCAGGTGGACTTGGTGCTATTATCTTGCGTGGTACAAATGCTACTGATGGAACAGCTATCATTCTTGCTGGTGCGATTCCAACGGCATTAATGGCGATTATTGCTGATTTAGTAATGGGATTGATAGAGCGAAAATTGAACCCAGTTAAGACGTCAAAACCCTAAACAAGCCAGTACACAAAGGAGACTCTACACGTGGTAAAAAAGAACTATATTTTTGAACAAGATGTGACGTGCCGATTATCTGACGGAACCATCCTTCGCGGGGATGTATACCGTCCAGATGATCACGAACCTCATCCTGTACTCATGTTACGGTTACCTTATGATAAAAGAACGCCTCGTTATTATGATGAATATTTAGAGGTGCCACGAATGGTACAAGCAGGTTACGTGGTTATTCTTCAAGATGTACGGGGACGTTTTGCATCCGGGGGAGCATTTTACCCATTTATTCATGAAGGAAAAGATGGGTACGAATCTGTAGAGTGGGCAGCTAAACTTCCTTATTCAAATGGGAAGGTTGGTTTATTTGGCATGTCTTATCATGGTTATACGCAACTTGCCGCAGCCGCTGAAAAACCTCCCGCCTTAAAAGCAATCGCCCCAGTTATGACAATGGCGGAGCCTTGGTCAGATATGTTAGACGGTGATTGTGGCGCCAGTGATATCGGGAACTTCTATACATGGACACTGGAATCGATACTTCCCGATCAACTGGAACGTCGTGGTAACCAGAAATCTGAAAAGGTTCAAGCCTATATCGAAAAACTACCTGAATTACTAAAATACAGGCCTTTAAAAGAGGCTCCGCCTATAAAGGAACTGGATCCAAATTCATTTTTTTTTGATGTTGTGAACCAGAAAGTTAGCGAAGATACTGTTAAGCGTATGAATTTGCGAAAGAGTTTACAGGAAGTTTCCATTCCGGCACTGTTTATCGGCGGCTGGTTTGACGGGTTATTAATACCAACACTGAAAGCCTATCAAGCCTACGGTGGTGAGCGTATGCTCTGGATAGGCCCATGGACACATGAAGCGATGAGCGGACGGGCAGGGGAGAAATTCTTTGAGAACAGCGCAGTCCAAATGGGCGTTGATCGCGTCAAAGATCCAACGGAACTTCATATTAAATGGTTCGACAAATGGTTGAAAGACAAGCCATTATCTATCGAAAAGCCTGTCCATCTTTATATGGCCGGCCAGAAAAAATGGCAATCCTTTGAAAAATGGCCGCCTGATACAAGTACAATAGAATTCTTTCTCCATAGTGAAGGAGCGGCACAGTCACGTCATGGTGATGGGCGCCTTCTAAGGAATCCATCTGACGTGCAATCCATGAACCAACTCAAGCTTGATCCGGAAAATCCTGTACCTACACGTGGCGGAGGTGTTCTTCTGGCTGGACATGACTCAGGCATGTTTGAACAGGGAGATATTCAGGATCGCGAAGATGTGCTTGTTTTCACAAGCGAACCACTTGCAAAGGAATTGAACATTTTAGGAATAATTCAAGCTAAGGTCTGGGTTTCTTCTGTCACACCGCTGATGGATATCTTTGTACGCGTATCGGATGTCGAGCCATCGAATAAGGTATATAACGTTGTCGATACGTTTTATCGTGAACCTGTGAAGAATATAAATGAACCGTTTTATATCAATCTTGACATTAACCATACTGCATATCGCTTCAAAACGGGGCATTGCGTACGTGTGGAAATTGCTGCGAGCAATGCCCCACGCTTTGATGTGAATCTCAATAACGGACAGACATCAAAAACAGCTTCTGGAGGGGAAGTAGCTTTTGAGACGATTTATCATGGAGATGAATATCCGTCACGACTGGTCCTGCCAATGAAGGAAAAGTGAAACCATAAGTAAATAGTATAAGCTGCGAGGGACTGACTTTACGAAGTTGGTCCTTTTCGGGTTATTTGATATTATATTAGTACTGGTATATCAATGGAAGTAATTATAAAAATGCTTCTTTAATTTATAATATATTGGGTAGAATGTTTGCTTCATTTGGAAAAGAAAGTACAATGTAAGAAGCGGGCGCTGATCAAGCTCGTAGTATTTTTTGCAGATAAGAAAGCATAAAAACCTTCTTACTGCATAAGTGCAACTAAGGCTATGCCATGAAGCTTGGCGATAAGCCAAGTTTACTAAAGTGAGGGAGTATTGATTACGTGAAAATTCCTATTCTATATGAAGATAATCATTTGCTTATTGTTGAAAAGCCGATAAATATACCTGTACAAGCAGATAACACAAGGGATAAAGATTTACTTACATTACTTAAGCAGGATATTAAAGTTCGTTATCAAAAACCTGGGAATGTCTTTCTTGGGCTTGTCCACAGGTTGGATCGCCCCGTCGGAGGTGT
Proteins encoded:
- a CDS encoding thioesterase family protein, coding for MVNQPFIYQAHVHSEWVDYNGHMNDAAYAKVFSLAVDEFIDYIGLDAQARTEHAYTIFTLETHLCYLQEANEGEQLHVEVQLMDDDAKRLHVFFTMKNASGDLVATSEQMLMGMDTDEGRPAPFPEPVAVAIKALREKQANLEVPKQVGRRIGIKRK
- a CDS encoding osmoprotectant ABC transporter substrate-binding protein, producing MRKKMRLILTTMMTVLIISGCSLPGLSGPSENTIQIGALGTSESEIMAEMLSLMIERETDLNTELVTHLGSSIVQHQGMATDDLDLTSTRYTGTDLAGVLGLDPVKDPDKAMDIVQTEFDDQFNQTWAQSYGFENSYTLAVTQDFAEANDLEAISDLEPYADDLRFGVDNAWINREGDGYNGFIETYYEFGDVFPMNIGLVYQAAASGHMDAVLAYSSDGRIQEFDLKVLEDDLQFFPPYDTSPVIQNKVLEEHPEIGSILDRLSGTISTEKMQELNNKADARLENPGKIAEEFLEENNYFETSEGAVE
- a CDS encoding ABC transporter permease, which gives rise to MNEFFSTHGMDLLIKTGEHLYISAAAIILGILVAIPLGIILTRIPTYADRLISFIGILQTIPSLAILAFFIPLLGVGKFPAIIALFFYSVLPILRNTYTGVQGVNKNVLEAGKGMGMNTRESIFKIELPLALPVIMAGIRLATVYLIGWATLAAFIGGGGLGDFIFDGMNLYQPSLIIAGTVPATILALLADRMISSIERKLTPEGLKDTYQTT
- a CDS encoding serpin family protein; amino-acid sequence: MKNIILLSLLVSICLIAVSCANEEHTDDFGLSTDADFNEDDYKSIIPSNNALGFSLITEVEANENGNSFVSPTSLLMALSMVYNGADGVTKEEMANVLQNEGMDIDEWNKANASLMSMLHRDSDHFQLHVANSIWLNDFFHFQDEFAQNNKDYFNAEIHEIDITDNESAERINDWVTDMTNDKIDNIVDSPLNPDLVAILINAIYFKGDWTYAFDENKTEERTFHLDDGTTKDVPLMTQSEDLAYMENESFQAVTLPYGDEEMSMNVFLPRENSSVDEFKAMLTEENWTAWSSQFDTKEGTIMLPKFQLEYETILNETLEKLGMESAFDEDANFPKMIEEDDPLWISQVKQKTFIDVNEEGTEAAAATSVEMEITSAPIDEPFHMEVNRPFFITITDDETDAILFMGSISNPMQTP
- a CDS encoding ABC transporter permease, with product METLEQLMTYVSQNSGYIWTQFYRHFLMAAYGVLFAALISIPLGILIAKYTKLSSWVLAFGSIIQTIPALGAMAVLMVVMGLGTTTVVTTLFLYSILPITQNTYVGMKEVDRSIIETGRASGMTPFQLLRMVELPLAISVIMAGLRTALVVGIGIAAIGAFVGAGGLGAIILRGTNATDGTAIILAGAIPTALMAIIADLVMGLIERKLNPVKTSKP
- a CDS encoding betaine/proline/choline family ABC transporter ATP-binding protein (Members of the family are the ATP-binding subunit of ABC transporters for substrates such as betaine, L-proline or other amino acids, choline, carnitine, etc. The substrate specificity is best determined from the substrate-binding subunit, rather than this subunit, as it interacts with the permease subunit and not with substrate directly.) gives rise to the protein MLEFKHVTKNYKDGQPAVNDLNLKIGKGEFVCFIGPSGCGKTTTMKMVNLLIDITEGSILIDDRDITDQDPVELRRSIGYVIQQIGLMPHMTIKENIVLVGTLLKWTEEWKDRRAKELLQLVNMPETYLDKYPHELSGGQQQRIGVLRALAANPPLILMDEPFGALDPITRDSLQEEFKKLQKDLNKTIVFVTHDMDEALKLADKVVIMREGEVVQADSPDEILRNPADDFVEEFIGKDRLIQGRPDVTTVEQIMGGSPVTIETSETLKAAISKMREKRVDSLLTVDSNNVLKGYIDVEMINLSYKKASYVHEVMDSEVFSVLKDSKLRDTMHKMLRRGAKYVPVVDNSARIVGIVTRATLADMVYDTIWGEGLEIDDPVATKE
- a CDS encoding L-carnitine dehydrogenase — protein: MNQLKEEIKTVAVIGTGVIGNGWIARFLANGHDVIAYDPAPGAEEKTRQAVELAWTSLLKIGLAPGASVDRLQFVSTIEEAVKEADLIQENVPEREELKKNVLASIDYYANPEAIIGSSTSGIMPSRLQKDLKHPERLIVAHPFNPVYILPLVELVGGQLTESSVIERASRFYQSVQMKPLVVRKEIEGHLADRLMEALWREALHLVNDGIATTEEVDAAIVYGAGLRWAQMGPFLTFHLAGGNAGMRHMLEQFGPALKQPWTKLEAPELTDELKEKVIEGCETHAGDSSVADLENKRNEFLVKVLELAEEYWPATNSVSKI
- a CDS encoding BKACE family enzyme, giving the protein MNNKVLLTAAVTGAGETTKKNTHVPVTPKEIAESAIESAKAGATVAHVHARDPKTGGVSHDTEHYREIVDRIRDSETDVIINITAGGGGDFIPSLNTPAAGGDGTDIQTPEQRHEPVGELLPEMCTLDCGSVNFGNMIYLSPTDWLRDQATLIKESGVKPELECFDTGHIRFAKQLIDEGLIEGDPMVQFCLGIPWGAEADAETIMYMKNRLPDNAHWSAFGIGRMQMPVLAQTAMLGGNVRVGLEDNLYLSKGVFARNDQLVDKAIHTLDGNGFEVMTPQEAREQYGLRNLNGGK
- a CDS encoding TetR/AcrR family transcriptional regulator; the protein is MGRNSRKIEILTAASKVVSEKGIFNLTLEAAAVEAGISKGGLLYHFPSKEALVEGMVEHLTNNYREKIEYNADIDPEERGQWLRAYINVTFNQTYQNKDMNAGLLAAKAVNSNLLDPMRELYTDWQSEIENDGLDPVKATIIRLAVDGIWLSELFDIHHIEESKKENIYKALIDWANE
- a CDS encoding CocE/NonD family hydrolase encodes the protein MVKKNYIFEQDVTCRLSDGTILRGDVYRPDDHEPHPVLMLRLPYDKRTPRYYDEYLEVPRMVQAGYVVILQDVRGRFASGGAFYPFIHEGKDGYESVEWAAKLPYSNGKVGLFGMSYHGYTQLAAAAEKPPALKAIAPVMTMAEPWSDMLDGDCGASDIGNFYTWTLESILPDQLERRGNQKSEKVQAYIEKLPELLKYRPLKEAPPIKELDPNSFFFDVVNQKVSEDTVKRMNLRKSLQEVSIPALFIGGWFDGLLIPTLKAYQAYGGERMLWIGPWTHEAMSGRAGEKFFENSAVQMGVDRVKDPTELHIKWFDKWLKDKPLSIEKPVHLYMAGQKKWQSFEKWPPDTSTIEFFLHSEGAAQSRHGDGRLLRNPSDVQSMNQLKLDPENPVPTRGGGVLLAGHDSGMFEQGDIQDREDVLVFTSEPLAKELNILGIIQAKVWVSSVTPLMDIFVRVSDVEPSNKVYNVVDTFYREPVKNINEPFYINLDINHTAYRFKTGHCVRVEIAASNAPRFDVNLNNGQTSKTASGGEVAFETIYHGDEYPSRLVLPMKEK